The following proteins are encoded in a genomic region of Diabrotica virgifera virgifera chromosome 1, PGI_DIABVI_V3a:
- the LOC114333204 gene encoding uncharacterized protein LOC114333204 isoform X2 yields MEVKIEVKDEFGEYDQKNVENQLYTDINAGELKNEPDYVETKINLGEIKDEPDYVETKVNLGEVKDEPDYVETTSSLQKKRTRSQDNYVKEIKKMKTVKPGSEAFAFSPKSTPRKKQKISSDVVRFARIMQILNHKNDSNPKEDEDGDKLFCLSLVKEIKKVPEHKRLRTKIEMLKVIMQNQNFPQVPQHQPNNLAYYG; encoded by the exons ATGGAAGTTAAAATTGAAGTTAAAGATGAGTTTGGAgaatatgatcaaaaaaatgtgGAGAATCAGCTATACACAGACATAAATGCTGGAGAATTGAAGAATGAACCTGACTATGTTGAGACAA AAATAAATCTTGGAGAAATAAAGGATGAACCCGACTATGTTGAGACAA AAGTAAATCTTGGAGAAGTGAAAGATGAACCCGACTATGTTGAGACAA CATCATCCCTGCAAAAGAAAAGAACACGTTCACAAGATAATTATGTCAAAgagataaagaaaatgaagactGTTAAGCCTGGATCAGAAGCCTTTGCCTTTAGTCCAAAATCTACtccaagaaaaaaacaaaaaataagttCTGATGTAGTAAGATTTGCAAGGATAATGCAAattttaaatcataaaaatgaTTCAAACCCAAAAGAAGATGAAGATGGGGACAAGCTGTTTTGTTTGTCACTGGTTAAAGAGATTAAAAAAGTACCGGAACATAAACGACTTCGAACTAAAATTGAAATGTTAAAAGTAATCATGCAAAACCAAAATTTCCCTCAAGTACCACAACATCAACCAAATAATTTAGCATATTATGGTTAA
- the LOC114333207 gene encoding uncharacterized protein LOC114333207 — translation MSGTRIIDTRANFADKKFFRNLRTFASSKKFHKTDIKEVLERSWTSGVAKIILFGRNLDSSKSGLNETKRDGGLFCSVGCDRCYSGEFDTDIVKPEDYLKALENIKTENKTKVIAVSSAMNSIITTIMILTIIQKKIK, via the coding sequence ATGTCTGGCACCAGAATAATTGATACGAGAGCCAATTTTGCAGATAAAAAATTTTTCAGGAATTTACGAACATTCGCATCCAGTAAAAAATTCCATAAAACAGATATAAAAGAAGTTCTAGAAAGAAGTTGGACATCTGGTGttgctaaaattattttatttggcAGAAACTTAGACAGCAGCAAGAGTGGACTAAACGAAACCAAGCGCGATGGAGGACTATTTTGTTCTGTGGGCTGTGATCGGTGTTATAGTGGAGAGTTTGATACTGATATTGTAAAACCAGAAGACTATTTAAAAGCACTTGAAAATATTAAAAccgaaaacaaaacaaaagttatAGCTGTGTCTTCTGCTATGAATAGCATTATAACGACTATTATGATTCTTACCATAATTCAAAAGAAGATCAAATAA